Part of the Coriobacteriaceae bacterium genome is shown below.
ACCACTTCTCGGCCGTATCAATGTCGTTGACGGCAAAGCCGATGTGGCCCTTGGTGCCACGACCATTCTGCTTCATGACCTCGACCAGCGAATCGTTAAAGTACGAAACCGGGGTCTCGATAACGGGCAGACCCATCGTCGTCGAGAACAGCTCCGCGATCTCCAGGGCATCGACCGGGTCGGTGGCGTTGATGCCCACGTGAGCGACGCGCATGCCAAAGAGCTCGACCGGGTTGGCGTTCTGCTCACTCATACAGTCAGCGCCTACTGAGCCATAACGTCGAGGACGGCCTTCTCGGCAGCGACGCGGTTCATGCCGGTCATGAAGGGCACGCCGCTCACGTACGGGCAGGTGAGGCCCTCGGGGGCAACGGTGGTGGCGATCAGCAGGTCGGCGCCCTCGTCGCAAACGTCCTTGGCCTCGGAGATGGCGCACTGCACGATCTCGTACTTGTCGGCGTAACCGTTGGCGTCGAGCATGGTGGCGACCTTCTGGGCAACGAGCGTGGAAGTAGCAGCGCCAGCACCGCAAGCCAAAACAATCTTCTTCATAGGTAATGTCTCCCTTCATGGTTTACTTTAGGTAAGTGTACCGCAGCGAGCGATGGCACTCGGCCTCGATGAGCTTTTATGCCAGTTTGCTTGCGCGCTGCGTATAATACATCTAGTACGTGTTGTCATACCGCTCGCTTTATGAGCGACTAAGGACCCCAATATGCCCGATTCCCGCACCCTCTGGACCGCCGTCGTCATTATTTGCATCGCCGTGTCGGTATTCTTTAGCGTCAAAAAACGCACCACGTTTAAGCGCCTGCAGCAGCTTATGGCTGCGAAGCAGTGGGACGAGTTCGATCGTTTGCTCGATGGCAAACTCACCAGCATGCTGTACCCGCGCTATAACCGCGACTACCTGCGCCTGAACTCCTATCTGCTGCGCGAGGACCACAAGCGTGCCGACGAGATGTTCGATTTGCTGCTGGGGCTCAACCTGCCCAAAATGCAGCGCGTCGACCTGGTGATTAAGGCCTTTAACTACTACGTTGGCCAGGAGGACCGCAAAAAGTCCAAGGAGCTGCTGCACGAGATCAAAGGCTTTGAGGGCGGCCAGGCCGAGGCAGTCGCACACGAATGCCAACTGATGTACGACACGATGATCCTCAAGCGCCACAACGACATTCCCGAGCTGGAGCGCATGCTCAAGGAGGCCGGTGACGACAAGGTCAAGAGCTGCCGCCTGGAATACCTGCTGGCCCTGCAGTACAAGAACAAGGGCGACGAAGCCAAGTTTGCCGAGTACTTGGAAAAGTCAGGCCGGCACTCAATGGCCGTCAACGCGTAACGGGCGGCTTGTGCTAGACTTCTAGTCTCACGGGGGCGTGGCGGAATTGGCATACGCAGGAGACTTAAAATCTCTCGCCGCAAGGATTGTGGGTTCGAGTCCCACCGCCCCTACCATGTGATTGCTTACGAGCCCGTGTCCCGTTGGGATGCGGGCTCGTTTCTTTTGGACGCCGGCGGGACTCGAACCCGCGAGGGGGCGAGCACCAGGCGGACGCGCAGCGTCCGCAGCGAGCCGACGAGGGCGCCGGCAGGCGGCCGAAGCCGGTGCGGATTTGCGCAGCAAATACGCGGACGTCCCACCGCCCCTACCATATGGAGCTTTCGAGCCCGTGTCCCCAAGGGATGCGGGCTTGTTTCTTTTAGATGCCGGTGGGACTCTAAGCTGCGGTGGAATAGATCCTGTTTATACCGTTTATCAGCTTATTTAGGAACTATTTCACCGCAACTCAGAGGAAGACGGTTAAAGAGCGCTCAGGCTGGGGACCCAGGCGATGGTGGGGGTCGCGCCGTCGAGAACCTCGTTGATGGTGGCGGCCATGCCGGCAAGCAGGCTGTTCTCGCTTACGGTGAGCGTGTCGTAGCCGCCGGCTCGCATGAGCTCGCGAATCACCACGGCACCCGCCAAGACCACGCCCGCGCGCTTGGGTTGCACGCCCGGCAACGCGGCGATGCCCGCAACATCCAGCGCGGACATGCGCTCGATAGCGGCCGAAACCTGCTCCAGCGAAAGCTCGCGCAGGTGCACAAAGCTCGAATTATACGGCTCTAGCTCGTGAACGAGCGCCACGAGCGTCGTGACGGTACCGCCCACCGCGACCAGGCGCTCTGCGCGCTCAAAATTGCTCGGCAGGCCCTCAAAATAGGCAGCGAACTGCTCGTTTGCCCAGTTGGCAGCGGCGGAAAGCTCGCCGTCCGCAGGCGGCAGCGCCGAGAAAAACCGCTCCGTCACACGGCGGCAACCGATGTCCAGCGAGCGCGCTCCCTCCAGCGCAAAGACGCCGCGCTCCGGTGCATAGACGCCCGTCGCGAGCTCCGTGGATCCGCCGCCCGAATCGGCAACGATGATGCGCTCGCCAGCAAAGTCGTGCGCCACGCCAAAAAACGTCAGGCGCGCCTCGACCTCGCCCGGAATCACCTGCGGCTCGAGCTCCAGCTCGCGCAGACCGTCCAGCAGCAGCGAGGCATTGGACGCATCGCGCGCGGCGCTCGTGCACGTGGTGCAGATGCACGCGGCCCCAAAGGCACGTGCCTCGTCCACAAACATGCGGCATGCGGCGAGCACGCGCTCAACGGCCGCCTCGCAAAAGCGGCCCGTCGCGTCCACGCCCTCGCCCAAGTCGGTGATCTCGGTATGCTTGGACGATTCCACGATCGCCCCGGCCTCGACCTGCGCTAACACCAGTCGCGACGACACTGTTCCCAGGTCAATCGCGGCTACCTTATAGCGTTTGCAATCTGCCATTGCAGGCTCCCCTCCGGGCGCTATTTGCCGTTGGACACGACCGTCTGGCCCTCGACGCCGTTAAATCCAAACAGCATATCGAGCGTCTGGATGTACCACGGCGCGTCCTTGCCGACCTCTTCGATCTCTTTGGCGACTTCGCTGGCCTTCTTGGCGTTCGAGGACTTTTTGCTCGACGACGAGTCCGAATCGTCGTCCAGGCCCAGCACGTCAATCTTGGTCTCGCCGGGCATCACCAGGCCCAGGTCCTCGGTCGCCGCGTCCTTAATGCCCTCCTCTGAGAGCAGCTTGTCGACGCTTTTCTGCAGCTCGTCGTTGTACTGCTGGCGAATCTCGACCTGCTTGGCCAAGATATCGCTCGAGCGTTTGGCAACGTAGAGGTCGCGCACGGGAAAGTACAGGCTCACGAGCACCAGGGCGACGACAATACCGATAAACAGCCCTCGCTGAGGACCGTGGGTAAAGTCGTAAATTGCCTTGACCGCTGCGTTGTCGTTGGCGTAGTGCATAAAGTCCGAGCCGGAAAGACGGCTTGAGGGACGGCGCGGCTTGTCGGACGCCTGGGTCGAAGGGCGCGACGCATGCTTGGAACGCGATGGGCGCACCGGACTATCCGAGGAACTATTTGGCTGAGCATTGGGATGCGAAGTCGCCGGCGAGCTATACCTGGAGCGATCAGCACCAGCATAACCAGACCCGCCAAGCTGTGCGGTACGCGCACGACGAGGCGACGGCTCGCGCGAACCGGCGGAATAATA
Proteins encoded:
- a CDS encoding VOC family protein; the encoded protein is MSEQNANPVELFGMRVAHVGINATDPVDALEIAELFSTTMGLPVIETPVSYFNDSLVEVMKQNGRGTKGHIGFAVNDIDTAEKWFAERGLEVNEESRALLPDGSTKLVYFKREFAGFAVHLCRD
- a CDS encoding PTS sugar transporter subunit IIB, yielding MKKIVLACGAGAATSTLVAQKVATMLDANGYADKYEIVQCAISEAKDVCDEGADLLIATTVAPEGLTCPYVSGVPFMTGMNRVAAEKAVLDVMAQ